In Bradyrhizobium manausense, the sequence ACCCTGAAGCTTGCGGAAATGCCGCGCAATTCGTCGGCCACCCGCATCCGTCTGCGTTGCGAGCTGTCGGGTCGCCCGCGCTCGAACTATCGCAAGAACAAGCTGTCCCGTATCGCGCTGCGCGACCTTGGCTCCAAGGGCATGGTCCCGGGCCTCGTGAAGTCGAGC encodes:
- the rpsN gene encoding 30S ribosomal protein S14: MAKKSSVEKNNRRKRMVKNAAPKRERLKAIIADKTLPMEERFAATLKLAEMPRNSSATRIRLRCELSGRPRSNYRKNKLSRIALRDLGSKGMVPGLVKSSW